Proteins encoded in a region of the Leopardus geoffroyi isolate Oge1 chromosome E2, O.geoffroyi_Oge1_pat1.0, whole genome shotgun sequence genome:
- the ANKRD11 gene encoding ankyrin repeat domain-containing protein 11 isoform X5: MESRRTRTQMPPAQSMSWYCKAGSLLEGPWPEMEVPRSKKKEKQGPERKRIKKEPVPRKAGLLFGMGLSGIRAGYPLSERQQVALLMQMTAEESANSPVDTTPKHPSQSTVCQKGTPNSASKTKDKVNKRNERGETRLHRAAIRGDARRIKELIGEGADVNVKDFAGWTALHEACNRGYYDVAKQLLAAGAEVNTKGLDDDTPLHDAANNGHYKVVKLLLRYGGNPQQSNRKGETPLKVANSPTMVNLLLGKGTYTSSEESSTAESSEEEDAPSFAPSSSVDGNNTDSEFEKGLKHKAKNPEPQKTVTPVKDEYEFDEDDEQDRVPPVDDKHLLKKDYRKETKSNSFISIPKMEVKSYTKNNTIAPKKAAHRILSDTSDEEDVGVTVGTGEKLRLSAHTILPGNKTREPSNSKQQKEKNKVKKKRKKETKGKEVRFGKRNDKFCSSESESESSESGEDDGDSVGSSGCLKESPLVLKDPSLFSSLSASSTSSHGSSAAQKHNPGHADQHARHWRTDNWKSISSPAWSEVSSLSDSTRTRLTSESDCSSEGSSVESLKPVRKKQEHRKRGGLQSALSEKKNSFHASVDGAIPKLDKEGKVVKKHKTKHKHKNKEKGLCSVGQELKLKSFTYEYEDSKQRPEKAILLDGDVPSEGKLKALKHDRDHFRKEERLGKVKSEDREWLFKEEVVKVSKDEKALKRIKDVSRSFREEKDRGSKAEKEKLVKEKSPKEERLRLYKEERKKKSKDRPAKLEKKNDCKEDRIPKEKEKAFKEEKDKLKKEKVYREDSSAFDEYCNKSQFLENEDTKFSLSDDQQDRWFSDLSDSSFDFKGDDSWDSPVTDYRDVKSDPVARLILETVKEDSKEKKRESKGREKRDYGDRRGDRDAFFRKKDRDCLDKSSERRKEQADKHKGIPGCLPDKDKKRRESAEAGRDRKDALEAAKERKDGRPKPEEAHREEPKELAGEAGFKDRPDCEFGKGPEPWERLHAARDKEKKERGKLEKYKDKSGDRDKSEKSVLEKCQKDKEFDKCFKEKKDPKEKHKDKERKASLDQVKEKREKNFPGLLSEDFPEKKDEKKGKEKSWYIADIFTDESEDEKDEFAASGLRLGDAGDAPRADGPQDTDRHRKHSADRQHSEKQKDRELREKKKEKGAAEGAKDKKEKVLEKHKDKKDKEGADKYKDRKDRTSADPTQEKKNKQKPPEKLERKPSAEDKARSRHRERPDREHCRDRKVSRSTEAEKSLLERLEEEALHAYREDSNDKASEVSSDSFTDRGQEPGLSALLEVSFTEPPEEKVKERERHRHSSSSSKKSHDRERVRKDKCEKRDKSDDYKDTGSRKDPGQYDKDFSDADAYGIPYGAKADVEDELDKTIELFAAEKKDKNDSEREPSKKADKELKPYGCGAAGALKDKRRRERHRERWRDEREKHRDRHSDGPPRHHKDEQKPAARDKDNPPNTLRDKSRDESLKLSETKPKEKFKENPEKEKGDSVKVGNGNDKPPAARDQGKRDARPREKLLGDGDLMMTSFERMLSQKDLEVEERHKRHKERMKQMEKMRHRSGDPKLKDRAKPAEDVRKKGLDVPARRPLVPDPAPKDKRPKEPALAPPAADGKPPLGPAGDARDWLAGPHAKEALPASPRPDQGRPTGVPTPASVVSCPSYEEAMHTPRTPSCSADDYSDLIFDCADPQPVSSTSARACSPSFFDRFSVAASGISETASQTPTRPLCTSLYRSVSVDIRRTPEEEFSAGDKLFRQQSVPTASSYGSPGQRLEDKAPVPPGPAEKFACLSPGYYSPDYGIPSPKADALHCPPAAVVNVTPSPEGAFSGLQAKSPPSHRDELLAPSMEGALPPDLGIPLDATEDQQATAAIIPPEPSYLEPLDEGPFSTVITEDPVEWAHPAASEQALSCSLIGGAPENPVSWPVGPDLLLKSPQRLPESPQHFCPTEALHPAAPGPFGAPEPPYPGSPDSYPLSATEPGLEGAKGDVVDTVPAAVPAPEEPAPFAPPSRLEPFFTNCKPLPDAPPDTAPEPACLATVTQVEALAPMENNFLENGHDLSALGQVEAVPWPDGFPNSEDDLDLGPFSLPELPLQAKDVSDVETEPVEETPLGPPENTPAGPPVVPNGGDVAAAAAEEQPALPPDQAAPRLPAEPEPEPPEEPKPDVMLETTVEAGVTSEGRVPPEDSDSGLGPAPPAPERHPAGSGDEEAEGRDPPAASHHGTPDAAAVAAAAAADGSAQAHVEDGAGPLDGAGPEGPVGGIQPEASEPEPKPAVEAPKAPKVEEIPQRMTRNRAQMLANQSKQSSPPADKEPAPAPPPRAKGRCCEEDDPQAQHPRKRRFQRSSQQLQQQMNTSTQQTREVIQQTLAAIVDAIKLDDIEPYHSDRSNPYFEYLQIRKKIEEKRKILCYITPQAPQCYAEYVTYTGSYLLDGKPLSKLHIPVIAPPPSLAEPLKELFKQQEAVRGKLRLQHSIEREKLIVSCEQEILRVHCRAARTIANQAVPFSACTMLLDSEVYNMPLESQGDENKSVRDRFNARQFISWLQDVDDKYDRMKVCGEQLLSPAGGQTSVGPHLEPSSKVTAHTHHHCSGRADQCSSQRAWVGARERLANVSPDAAAARGRGPERRAADGVAAEGPGAGPRRAQGAVCARGALLLRAHGRRQRRLRASAGLTPRGTATRDTGEGRTRLPSPGSAGRPCPSGGDVQGETPHLAPPPGSCRGSTRRRRPRGLLSRRLHGHFRSCRTDVFFTVSCSILIN, translated from the exons ATGGAGAGCAGAAGGACTCGGACACAG ATGCCTCCAGCTCAGTCCATGTCGTGGTACTGCAAGGCTGGTTCGCTCCTCGAAGGGCCATGGCCTGAAATGGAGGTCCCTAGAAGCAAGAAGAAAG AGAAGCAGGGTCCTGAGCGCAAGAGGATTAAGAAGGAGCCCGTCCCCCGGAAGGCCGGGCTGCTGTTTGGCATGGGGCTGTCTGGGATCCGAGCCGGCTACCCCCTCTCCGAGCGCCAGCAGGTGGCTCTCCTCATGCAGATGACTGCCGAGGAGTCCGCCAACAGCCCAG TAGACACGACACCAAAGCACCCCTCCCAGTCGACAGTGTGTCAGAAGGGGACGCCGAACTCCGCCTCGAAAACCAAAGACAAGGTGAACAAGCGGAACGAGCGCGGAGAGACCCGCCTGCACCGCGCAGCCATCCGCGGGGACGCCCGGCGCATCAAGGAGCTCATCGGCGAGGGCGCGGACGTCAACGTCAAGGACTTTGCAG GCTGGACAGCGCTGCACGAGGCGTGTAACCGGGGCTACTACGACGTCGCCAAGCAGCTGTTGGCCGCGGGGGCAGAGGTGAACACCAAGGGCCTAGACGACGACACCCCCCTGCACGACGCTGCGAACAACGGGCACTACAAG GTGGTGAAGCTGTTGTTGCGGTATGGCGGGAACCCTCAGCAAAGCAACAGGAAAGGCGAGACGCCGCTGAAGGTGGCCAACTCCCCGACCATGGTGAATCTCCTGTTGGGCAAGGGGACCTACACGTCCAGCGAGGAGAGCTCGACCG CAGAGAGCTCAGAGGAGGAAGACGCCCCATCGTTCGCACCTTCTAGTTCGGTTGACGGCAATAACACAGACTCTGAATTTGAAAAAGGCCTGAAGCACAAGGCTAAGAATCCAGAGCCCCAGAAAACTGTGACCCCCGTCAAGGATGAGTACGAGTTTGACGAGGACGACGAGCAGGACAGAGTCCCTCCAGTGGACGACAAACACTTACTGAAAAAGGattacagaaaagaaactaaatcaaatagttttatttctatacccaaaatggaagtgaaaagttACACTAAAAATAACACGATTGCACCAAAGAAAGCGGCTCATCGCATCCTTTCAGACACGTCAGACGAGGAGGACGTTGGCGTCACTGTGGGGACAGGAGAGAAGCTGAGGCTCTCGGCACACACGATACTGCCCGGTAACAAAACGCGGGAACCTTCCAATTccaagcagcagaaagagaaaaataaagtgaaaaagaagcGAAAGAAGGAGACAAAAGGCAAGGAAGTGCGGTTTGGGAAAAGGAATGACAAGTTCTGCTCCTCCGAGTCGGAGAGCGAGTCCTCGGAGAGCGGGGAGGACGACGGGGACTCGGTGGGGAGCTCTGGCTGCCTCAAGGAGTCCCCACTGGTGCTGAAGGACCCGTCCCTGTTCAGCTCTCTGTCCGCCTCCTCCACCTCGTCTCACGGGAGCTCTGCCGCCCAGAAGCATAACCCCGGCCACGCGGACCAGCACGCCAGGCACTGGCGGACAGACAATTGGAAAAGCATCTCTTCTCCCGCCTGGTCAGAGGTCAGCTCTTTATCAGACTCCACAAGGACGAGACTGACGAGCGAGTCTGACTGCTCCTCCGAGGGCTCCAGCGTGGAGTCGCTGAAGCCCGTGAGGAAGAAGCAGGAGCACAGGAAGCGGGGCGGCCTGCAGAGCGCGCTGTCGGAGAAGAAGAACTCTTTCCACGCCAGCGTGGACGGTGCCATTCCCAAGCTGGACAAGGAGGGCAAGGTCgtcaagaaacacaaaacaaaacacaaacacaaaaacaaggaGAAAGGGCTGTGCTCCGTCGGTCAGGAGCTCAAGTTGAAAAGTTTCACTTACGAGTATGAGGACTCCAAGCAGCGGCCGGAGAAGGCCATACTTCTGGACGGCGACGTTCCCAGTGAGGGCAAGCTGAAGGCCTTGAAGCACGACCGGGACCACTTCAGGAAGGAAGAGCGGCTCGGCAAGGTGAAGTCGGAAGACAGGGAATGGCTCTTCAAAGAGGAGGTGGTCAAGGTTTCCAAAGACGAGAAGGCCCTGAAGAGAATCAAAGACGTGAGCAGGTCTTTCCGAGAAGAGAAAGACCGTGGGagtaaagcagaaaaagagaaactggTGAAGGAAAAGTCTCCCAAAGAGGAACGACTGAGGCTCtacaaagaggagagaaagaaaaagtccaAAGACAGGCCCGCCAAGCTAGAGAAGAAGAATGATTGTAAGGAGGACAGGATTccaaaggagaaggagaaggctttcaaagaagaaaaagacaaactgaaaaaagaaaaagtctacaGGGAGGACTCTTCCGCTTTCGATGAGTATTGTAACAAGAGTCAGTTTCTGGAGAACGAAGACACCAAATTCAGCCTTTCCGACGACCAGCAGGATCGGTGGTTCTCGGACTTGTCCGATTCGTCCTTTGATTTCAAAGGGGACGACAGTTGGGATTCTCCAGTGACAGACTACAGGGATGTTAAAAGTGACCCCGTGGCCAGACTGATCCTGGAGACCGTGAAGGAGGACAGCAAGGAAAAGAAGCGGGAGAGCAAGGGCCGTGAGAAGCGGGACTACGGGGACAGGCGCGGCGACAGGGACGCCTTCTTCCGGAAGAAGGACAGAGACTGTCTGGACAAGAGCTCcgagaggaggaaggagcaggcaGACAAGCATAAGGGCATCCCCGGCTGCCTTCCCGACAAGGACAAAAAGCGGAGGGAGTCCGCCGAGGCCGGGCGGGACAGGAAGGACGCCCTCGAGGCCGCCAAGGAGCGGAAGGATGGCAGGCCCAAGCCCGAGGAGGCCCACCGGGAGGAGCCGAAGGAGCTGGCTGGCGAGGCCGGCTTCAAGGACAGGCCCGACTGTGAGTTTGGGAAGGGCCCCGAGCCCTGGGAGAGGCTCCATGCAGCAAGAgacaaggagaagaaggaaagggggaaattagagaaatacaaagataagTCCGGTGACAGAGATAAAAGCGAAAAGTCTGTCCTTGAGAAATGTCAGAAGGACAAGGAGTTTGATAAATGCTTTAAAGAGAAGAAGGATCCCAAGGAGAAGCATAAGGACAAGGAGAGAAAGGCGTCTCTTGACCAggtgaaagaaaagagggagaagaattTCCCTGGACTTCTCTCCGAGGACTTCCCTGAAAAAAAAGACGAGAAGAAGGGTAAAGAGAAGAGCTGGTACATCGCCGACATATTCACGGACGAAAGCGAGGACGAGAAGGACGAGTTCGCGGCCAGCGGGCTCCGACTCGGGGACGCCGGGGACGCGCCGCGGGCGGACGGCCCCCAGGACACCGACCGGCACCGGAAGCACTCTGCCGACCGGCAGCACTCGGAGAAGCAGAAAGATCGAGAGCTCcgggaaaagaagaaggagaagggagccGCGGAAGGGgcgaaagacaagaaagaaaaggtccTGGAGAAGCACAAGGACAAGAAGGACAAAGAGGGTGCGGACAAGTACAAGGACAGGAAGGACCGCACCTCGGCCGACCCCAcccaggaaaagaagaacaagcaGAAGCCTCCCGAGAAGCTGGAGCGGAAGCCCTCGGCAGAGGACAAGGCCAGGAGCAGGCACCGCGAGAGGCCGGACCGGGAGCACTGCCGGGACAGGAAGGTGTCGAGGAGCACCGAGGCGGAGAAGAGCCTGctggagaggctggaggaggaggcccTGCACGCGTACCGGGAGGACTCCAACGACAAGGCCAGCGAGGTGTCCTCGGACAGCTTCACCGACCGCGGGCAGGAGCCCGGCCTGAGCGCCCTCCTAGAGGTGTCCTTCACGGAGCCCCCGGAGGAGAaggtcaaggagagagagaggcacagacacTCTTCGTCCTCGTCCAAGAAAAGCCACGATCGGGAGAGAGTCCGGAAAGACAAGTGTGAGAAGAGAGACAAGAGCGACGATTACAAGGACACGGGCAGCAGGAAGGACCCCGGCCAGTACGACAAGGACTTCTCGGACGCCGACGCTTATGGGATCCCTTACGGCGCCAAAGCGGACGTCGAGGACGAGCTAGATAAAACCATTGAGTTGTTCGCCgctgaaaagaaagataaaaacgATTCTGAGAGAGAGCCTTCCAAGAAAGCGGACAAGGAGCTGAAGCCTTATGGCTGTGGTGCCGCCGGTGCCCTCAAGGACAAGAGGCGGCGGGAGAGGCACCGCGAGAGGTGGCGGGACGAGCGGGAGAAGCACAGGGACAGGCACAGCGACGGGCCCCCGCGGCACCACAAGGACGAGCAGAAGCCCGCAGCCAGAGACAAGGACAACCCTCCAAACACACTCAGAGACAAGTCCCGGGACGAGAGCCTGAAGCTCAGCGAGACCAAACCGAAGGAGAAGTTCAAGGAAAACCCGGAGAAGGAGAAGGGTGACTCGGTGAAGGTCGGCAACGGCAACGATAAGCCGCCGGCAGCCAGAGACCAGGGCAAGAGAGATGCCCGGCCCAGAGAGAAGCTTCTGGGCGACGGCGACCTGATGATGACCAGCTTCGAGCGCATGCTGTCCCAGAAGGACCTGGAGGTCGAGGAGCGGCACAAGCGGCACAAGGAGAGGATGAAGCAGATGGAGAAGATGAGGCACCGGTCCGGAGACCCGAAGCTCAAGGACAGGGCGAAGCCCGCCGAGGACGTGCGCAAGAAGGGCCTGGACGTGCCCGCACGGAGGCCGCTGGTGCCGGACCCCGCCCCGAAGGACAAGAGGCCCAAGGAGCCCGCTCTGGCCCCGCCGGCCGCCGACGGCAAGCCCCCCCTGGGGCCGGCCGGGGACGCCAGGGACTGGCTGGCCGGGCCGCACGCGAAAGAGGCGCTGCCCGCCTCCCCGAGGCCGGACCAGGGCCGGCCCACCGGGGTCCCCACGCCCGCGTCTGTGGTGTCGTGCCCCAGCTACGAGGAGGCCATGCACACGCCCAGGACCCCGTCCTGCAGCGCGGACGACTACTCCGACCTCATTTTCGACTGCGCTGACCCCCAGCCCGTCTCCAGCACGTCCGCCAGAGCCTGCTCCCCCTCTTTTTTCGACAGGTTCTCCGTGGCAGCGAGCGGGATTTCGGAAACCGCGAGCCAGACGCCTACGAGGCCGCTGTGCACGAGCCTGTACCGTTCGGTGTCTGTCGATATCCGGAGGACCCCCGAGGAAGAATTCAGCGCTGGGGACAAGCTGTTCAGACAGCAGAGCGTCCCCACCGCGTCCAGTTACGGCTCGCCAGGGCAGCGCCTGGAGGACAAGGCCCCTGTGCCCCCAGGTCCTGCCGAGAAGTTCGCCTGCTTGTCCCCGGGGTACTACTCCCCGGACTATggcatcccctcccccaaagcGGACGCTCTGCACTGCCCGCCTGCGGCTGTGGTCAATGTCACCCCCTCCCCAGAGGGTGCTTTCTCTGGTTTACAAGCGAAGTCCCCCCCTTCGCACAGAGATGAGCTTTTGGCCCCGTCCATGGAGGGGGCCCTTCCGCCTGACTTGGGCATCCCCCTGGATGCCACGGAGGACCAGCAGGCCACTGCCGCCATCATCCCCCCGGAGCCCAGCTACCTGGAGCCGCTGGACGAGGGCCCCTTCAGCACGGTCATCACAGAGGACCCCGTCGAGTGGGCGCACCCAGCTGCCTCGGAGCAGGCCCTGTCCTGCAGCCTGATTGGGGGCGCCCCCGAGAACCCCGTCAGCTGGCCTGTGGGGCCGGACCTCCTGCTTAAGTCCCCACAGCGCCTCCCAGAGTCCCCGCAGCATTTCTGCCCCACTGAGGCCCTCCACCCTGCTGCCCCAGGGCCCTTCGGCGCCCCAGAGCCCCcttacccaggctcccctgactCATACCCTCTGTCGGCCACCGAGCCTGGACTCGAGGGCGCCAAAGGCGACGTGGTGGACACAGTCCCGGCCGCTGTGCCCGCCCCAGAAGAACCAgccccctttgcccctccttcCAGGCTGGAGCCCTTTTTCACCAACTGCAAACCGCTCCCTGACGCGCCCCCCGACACGGCCCCGGAGCCTGCGTGTTTGGCCACCGTGACTCAGGTGGAGGCTCTGGCGCCCATGGAGAATAACTTCCTGGAAAATGGGCACGACCTCTCGGCCCTCGGCCAGGTGGAAGCGGTGCCCTGGCCTGATGGCTTCCCCAACTCCGAGGACGACTTAGACCTGGGGCCCTTCTCTCTGCCGGAGCTTCCTCTTCAAGCTAAAGACGTTTCTGATGTCGAAACGGAACCAGTAGAAGAGACTCCCCTTGGCCCTCCGGAAAACACCCCCGCGGGGCCCCCCGTAGTCCCGAATGGCGGGGATGTCGCTGCAGCGGCTGCCGAGGAGCAGCCCGCACTGCCTCCCGACCAGGCGGCTCCCCGGCTCCCCGCCGAGCCCGAGCCGGAGCCCCCCGAGGAGCCCAAGCCGGATGTGATGTTGGAGACCACGGTAGAGGCAGGGGTCACGTCAGAGGGGAGGGTCCCCCCCGAGGACTCGGACTCCGGCCTGGGGCCCGCCCCGCCAGCCCCGGAGCGGCATCCGGCAGGGAGCGGAGACGAGGAGGCCGAGGGCCGGGACCCCCCGGCCGCGTCCCACCACGGCACCCCCGACGCCGCCGCCgttgctgccgccgccgccgcagatGGCTCGGCACAGGCACACGTGGAGGATGGGGCCGGCCCGCTCGACGGGGCCGGCCCCGAGGGACCTGTGGGCGGCATCCAGCCCGAAGCTTCGGAACCAGAACCCAAACCCGCGGTCGAAGCCCCGAAGGCGCCCAAGGTGGAGGAGATCCCCCAGCGCATGACGAGGAACCGGGCTCAGATGCTGGCCAACCAGAGCAAGCAGAGCTCGCCGCCGGCCGACAAGGAgcccgcgcccgccccgcccccccgcgcCAAGGGCCGCTGCTGCGAGGAGGACGACCCCCAGGCCCAGCACCCTCGCAAGCGCCGCTTCCAGCGCTCCAgccagcagctgcagcagcagaTGAACACGTCCACGCAGCAGACGCGGGAGGTGATCCAGCAGACGCTGGCCGCCATCGTGGACGCCATCAAGCTGGATGACATCGAGCCATACCACAGCGACAGGTCCAACCCCTACTTCGAGTACTTGCAGATCAGGAAGAAGATCGAGGAGAAGCGCAAGATTCTCTGCTACATCACGCCGCAGGCGCCCCAGTGCTACGCCGAGTACGTCACCTACACGGGCTCCTACCTCCTGGACGGCAAGCCGCTCAGCAAGCTGCACATCCCCGTG AtcgcgccccctccctccctggcggAGCCCCTGAAGGAGCTGTTCAAGCAGCAGGAGGCCGTGAGGGGGAAGCTGCGGCTGCAGCACAGCATCGAGCGG GAAAAGCTCATAGTCTCCTGCGAGCAGGAGATCCTGCGGGTTCACTGCCGGGCAGCAAGAACCATCGCGAACCAGGCGGTGCCGTTCAGCGCCTGCACCATGCTGCTGGACTCCGAGGTCTACAACATGCCTCTGGAGAGTCAG GGCGACGAGAACAAGTCCGTGCGCGACCGGTTCAATGCGCGCCAGTTCATCTCGTGGCTCCAGGACGTGGACGACAAGTACGACCGCATGAAG GTGTGCGGGGAGCAGCTCCTGTCACCAGCTGGCGGTCAGACCTCTGTGGGACCCCACCTTGAGCCCTCCTCAAAGGTCACAGCACACACCCATCACCACTGCTCTGGACGTGCTGACCAGTGCAGCAGCCAGAGAGCATGGGTGGGAGCTAGAGAAAGATTAGCAA ACGTGTCTCCTGATGCGGCAGCAGCACGAGGCCGCGGCCCTGAACGCCGTGCAGCGGATGGAGTGGCAGCTGAAGGCCCAGGAGCTGGACCCCGCCGGGCACAAGGCGCTGTGTGTGCACGAGGTGCCCTCCTTCTACGTGCCCATGGTCGACGTCAACGACGACTTCGTGCTTCTGCCGGCCTGACGCCCCGCGGGACGGCCACACGGGACACAGGCGAGGGCCGCACGCGTCTGCCCAGTCCAGGCAGTGCAGGGAGACCTTGTCCCTCGGGCGGGGACGTCCAGGGAGAGACCCCGCACTTGGCCCCTCCCCCCGGGAGCTGCCGCGGGAGCACGAGGAGACGGCGGCCTCGGGGTCTGCTTTCCAGGCGGCTGCACGGGCATTTCAGGAGCTGCAGAACGGATGTATTTTTTACAGTTTCCTGTTCCATTCTGAtcaactaa